A genomic stretch from Marinobacter fonticola includes:
- a CDS encoding glutathione S-transferase family protein, with product MLLYGVPLSPFVRKTLFMIYEMELKIDRELVVPGSDLAAFRRASPLGRIPALVDGSLYLWDSSAICHYLARRYESELIPYKDPQQFARIITQDKYADEDLSAAVFEPLLERVIKPVRFGKASDETVVQASINQKMPPVFDYLESQLEESGEQWFAGTDFTFADITLGGHMSNLFLAGIDIESTRWPALSAWFNRLSKRPAFKQLCEEARSFRP from the coding sequence ATGCTGCTCTATGGCGTCCCCCTGTCCCCGTTTGTTCGCAAAACACTGTTCATGATTTATGAAATGGAGCTAAAGATTGACCGGGAACTGGTCGTGCCGGGTAGCGATCTGGCCGCATTTCGCCGGGCCAGCCCGTTGGGACGCATCCCGGCGTTGGTTGATGGATCGCTTTACCTCTGGGACTCATCGGCGATCTGCCACTATCTGGCACGACGGTATGAAAGCGAGCTGATCCCTTACAAGGATCCACAGCAGTTTGCGCGAATCATCACTCAGGATAAATATGCGGATGAAGATCTGTCTGCAGCGGTGTTTGAGCCATTGCTAGAACGTGTCATCAAGCCCGTGCGATTTGGCAAAGCGTCCGACGAAACGGTGGTACAGGCATCAATAAATCAAAAGATGCCGCCCGTTTTCGACTACCTTGAATCACAACTGGAAGAATCGGGTGAACAATGGTTTGCCGGAACCGATTTTACGTTTGCGGACATCACCCTAGGCGGTCATATGTCTAATCTCTTCCTTGCCGGAATCGATATAGAGTCCACTCGATGGCCAGCCCTCTCCGCTTGGTTCAATCGTCTGAGTAAAAGGCCAGCTTTCAAACAACTGTGTGAAGAGGCGCGTTCGTTTCGGCCCTGA
- a CDS encoding type II toxin-antitoxin system Phd/YefM family antitoxin produces MDAISYTAARTNLAKTMEQVCEDHSPVIITRSKSPSVVMISLEDYEALQETAYLLRAPKNARRLLESVAELEQDGGQEKELLE; encoded by the coding sequence ATGGATGCCATTAGCTACACAGCCGCTAGAACCAATCTAGCAAAAACCATGGAACAGGTCTGTGAGGACCATTCCCCTGTGATCATAACCCGAAGCAAGTCGCCGTCCGTAGTAATGATCTCCCTTGAGGACTACGAAGCGCTGCAAGAAACTGCATACCTTCTGCGCGCACCAAAAAACGCTCGGCGGTTGCTGGAATCCGTTGCCGAACTGGAACAAGACGGTGGTCAAGAAAAGGAACTTCTTGAATGA
- a CDS encoding Txe/YoeB family addiction module toxin, translating into MRSLIFEGGTWEAYEKMREKDKKQRKALCKLLKEMLRSENPSTGTGKTEPLKHKLSGLWSRRISQKDRLIYRFDDTTIYISAIGGHYDLS; encoded by the coding sequence ATGAGATCACTGATATTTGAGGGCGGCACTTGGGAAGCATATGAAAAGATGCGAGAGAAAGACAAGAAGCAGCGCAAAGCTCTCTGCAAACTGCTGAAAGAAATGCTTCGCTCTGAGAATCCATCAACTGGCACCGGCAAAACCGAACCGCTCAAACATAAGCTATCAGGCCTTTGGTCAAGGCGCATTTCACAGAAGGACAGGCTTATATACCGGTTTGACGATACCACTATTTATATTTCCGCCATTGGAGGGCACTATGACCTGTCCTAA
- a CDS encoding Txe/YoeB family addiction module toxin — MKLIFSENAWEDYLYWQKTDKKILNRINKLIKETTREPFEGVGKPEPLKHSLAGYWSRRINEEHRIVYKVTDDALLIAQLRYHY, encoded by the coding sequence ATGAAACTCATCTTCTCCGAGAACGCCTGGGAAGACTATCTGTACTGGCAGAAAACCGACAAAAAGATCCTTAACCGAATCAACAAGCTAATCAAAGAGACCACGCGAGAACCGTTTGAAGGTGTCGGTAAACCGGAGCCCCTCAAACACAGCCTTGCCGGGTACTGGTCACGCCGGATCAACGAAGAACACCGAATAGTTTACAAAGTCACGGATGACGCTTTGCTTATCGCCCAGCTCCGGTATCACTACTGA
- a CDS encoding Txe/YoeB family addiction module toxin has product MTWKLVYTKQAQKDAKKLASSGLKPQAQELLALITEDPYRKPPPFEKLIGDLVGAYSRRINIQHRLVYQVIEDERVVKVLRLWSHYE; this is encoded by the coding sequence GTGACATGGAAGTTGGTTTACACCAAACAAGCCCAGAAAGATGCAAAAAAGCTGGCCTCCAGCGGCCTCAAACCACAAGCCCAGGAACTGTTAGCGCTGATAACGGAAGATCCTTATCGCAAGCCACCCCCGTTTGAGAAGCTCATCGGTGATCTTGTGGGGGCCTATTCACGCCGCATCAATATTCAGCATCGTCTGGTCTACCAAGTGATCGAGGACGAGCGAGTGGTGAAAGTCCTCCGGCTCTGGAGCCACTACGAATAA
- a CDS encoding type II toxin-antitoxin system Phd/YefM family antitoxin, which produces MTGITATEARSNLYRLIDETAESHQPIVIMGKRNKAVLVSEEDWSAIQETLYLLSVPGMRESIREGMDTSVDECDEELDW; this is translated from the coding sequence ATGACCGGAATCACAGCAACTGAGGCGCGCAGCAACCTTTATCGGTTGATTGATGAAACTGCCGAGTCCCATCAGCCAATCGTCATTATGGGTAAGCGGAACAAAGCCGTCTTGGTATCCGAAGAAGACTGGTCGGCCATTCAGGAAACACTCTACCTGCTCTCCGTACCCGGTATGCGGGAGTCTATTCGTGAGGGAATGGATACCTCTGTGGATGAATGCGATGAGGAGCTGGACTGGTGA